The genomic interval ttttgtttttttaaaaccaggCTGACAGTTCCCTTAGGCCAAGAGCCTTATCCGTCTTTTTGTCCCTGGAGCACTGTGAAAGAGTTCTCAACAAACTCCAGGACTGGATCTCTTTAATAAGTTCCTTTTGAAAGTCAGTTATGATCAAGTAAATCATGGTACAATTCTTCATTTTTACCTTAATGAATAAGATGCTTTCTTAGATGTACTTATATCAGGTGCCACAGTTaatgaaaaaagtttaaattataaCGAGTTTCTTTTATCCATGTATTACAAAATGACTACtcttaattctttgtatttcagagaagatttaaaaatacagaagtaaTTATTATGCTAACAGATTGGAGTGAGCATAGATGACAGTCACTTCTACATCTTGAAGACAGCCTCAAGcctcagttttttaattttctctcccttcccgtTTGAACCTTCTATTTTGGTCTCAGGAACTAAGTTCACAGTTGAAGGAAGGAGGCCCCAAAGTTACTGAGATAGTCTATGGagtgaagaaaacaggaaatttaaAGGTGATTGTAGTACAATTAAGccaatgctttatttttccttctctactaacttgttatttaaatgtaattaaacacCATTTGATGTCAGTGtacttagctttatttttttttgtagtctttttttaaGTATCCCTTTTAATGTATTAAAGAGTCTTCATGTGAGGATATTTTCTGGctattttgattttcctttatgatttcttGTATATTTGTGCCTTTCGTAATTTAATGGAATACCAAAATAAACAACCTTTATTAATTATGTTTTTGATGGCATataataagttaatatataaaaaatctgacaaaatactcatttaaatttttttcagaaactatGAGTGGAGGATCTCAAGTCCACATTTTTTGGGGTGCCCCAGGTGGTCCACTGAACATGACAATGTCACAGGAGCGAACTTCTTTAATATCTGATGATGACCCctggaaaaaaattcaacttttatACAATCACCGTTCTTTACATCCGAGGGATGAAAAAGGCATGCACGAAACTCTTGAAGACTATCAAGTCCTAGAAGCTGTTGGCCCTCCAGATCTCCCTCGTGGTCATTTTTTAACAAAGGCAATGAATGAATCTGTTCATGTGAAAGAAGACTTTACACATTGTATTTCTGAAATGGAGACTGGAAAATCCCAGAAGAGTCACATCTTAGGGGTGAGTGATATAACTAGTTCTGATGTGCAAATACGTGAACTTAAGGGCAGAGTTCAGCATTTAACTGAAGGAGAAAAGTATCCAAAGCTTTTCAGTGACAATAAGAAAATCACAGATGAACAGCACAAAGATCAGTCAAATACATGTGGTCAAAACTTCCACAAAAATGTCTTTCAGTTAGATCATAAGCATGCCGCTGCACTGGATTTGGTCTGTGGTACAGAACACATTCATACAGGGCCGGGAGCTGTTGAAACAGAATGTGTGCCAACCGGACATTATGAGGGACAAAACCAGTGTCTAGGGTTCTTTTCCTTGAAGAGGGAAGATAAGCCAAGGTCTGAACCTGTTAGAAGGGTCTCAGACCTTAAAATATCTACTGATACTGAATTTCTTAGTATAATGACTGCCAGCCAGGTTGTTCTTCTATCTCAGAGGAAGTATAAAGgacaaaattctagaaataaaggGCCCATAAGCGTGGAGATTGAACCAAAGGCAAGTCATGGGGAAATAAGGATAACTGAAGATAATTTGATTCAGCCTAATAATGATTTTGCAGGAGATGAAAGTGGACAAAACCAAGCACATTCCCTTGAACTCTTCAGTCCTGTTTGTCCTGAAACAAAAAGTGGTGACACTCACGTGAAGCCTGATAAAGGtcttgaagaaaatataggaTCTCAGGAACTTTTCAGTTTTGAAGACAAAGTGCCCCCCAGTGATGTATGCATTGAGTCCTATTGCTCAGGAATACTGTGTTCCCAACTAAATACCTTCCACAAAAGTTCTACTAAAAGAAGTTGGACCTCTGAAGATAAATTGGGCCATTCCAAAGCTCTGTCTAAAGCCTTCCAACCATCCAAGAAAATTAAGTTGGTTTCTGATGCAAGAGATCCTACTGCAGCAGTGGGCCAGAGGCATGTGTCTAGTTTTAAGGGGATTAAAAAGACATCATTAATAAAAAATTGTGATTCTAAAGGTCGGAAGTATAATTGTTTAGTCATGGTATTATCTCCATGTCatgtgaaagaaataaatataaaatctgggCCAAATTCTGGCTCTCAAGTGCCTTTAGCAACGATTGTGGTAACTGACCAATCAGAAATTAAGAAGAAGGTCGTTCTGTGGAGGACTGCAGCATTTTG from Leopardus geoffroyi isolate Oge1 chromosome D2, O.geoffroyi_Oge1_pat1.0, whole genome shotgun sequence carries:
- the SHLD2 gene encoding shieldin complex subunit 2 isoform X2 — protein: MAAGRRPRGRGALGGPGTKGGRKGPARAALLSCSFLPPGLSPPLQRPPPNGEDGLWGPRAQVASEWQGWGREVRAAQGAGPPPLLRPRPASQAAARALQGRSGARRRAGGPSAHARAGLGAGRGTHRLPDLQGGGVSETMSGGSQVHIFWGAPGGPLNMTMSQERTSLISDDDPWKKIQLLYNHRSLHPRDEKGMHETLEDYQVLEAVGPPDLPRGHFLTKAMNESVHVKEDFTHCISEMETGKSQKSHILGVSDITSSDVQIRELKGRVQHLTEGEKYPKLFSDNKKITDEQHKDQSNTCGQNFHKNVFQLDHKHAAALDLVCGTEHIHTGPGAVETECVPTGHYEGQNQCLGFFSLKREDKPRSEPVRRVSDLKISTDTEFLSIMTASQVVLLSQRKYKGQNSRNKGPISVEIEPKASHGEIRITEDNLIQPNNDFAGDESGQNQAHSLELFSPVCPETKSGDTHVKPDKGLEENIGSQELFSFEDKVPPSDVCIESYCSGILCSQLNTFHKSSTKRSWTSEDKLGHSKALSKAFQPSKKIKLVSDARDPTAAVGQRHVSSFKGIKKTSLIKNCDSKGRKYNCLVMVLSPCHVKEINIKSGPNSGSQVPLATIVVTDQSEIKKKVVLWRTAAFWALTVFLGDIILLTDVTVHEDHWVGETVLQSTFTSQLLNLGSYPSVQSEEYSKIVSDAVLQDLLAYVSSKHSYLRDLPQRQPQRVSSIEFVELEELQPDMLVHAVLRVVDITILTEALYSYRGQKQRKVMLTVEQVQGQHYVLVLWGPGAAWYPQLQRKKGVILIKAQILELVIPVTAAQKITLNDHSSLRSILSSLPDIVYTGCAKCGSELETDGNKIYKQCYSCLPFTMKKLYYRPALMTITDGVHKVCVHVGSELIEKMLLNISPDWLSRVVAPSSEVTYGMVAADLFHALLAGGGAPCAVKLQSLFVLDENSFPLQQEFSLLDVYPDGTKPVPSALL
- the SHLD2 gene encoding shieldin complex subunit 2 isoform X4 — translated: MLKAEKTMSGGSQVHIFWGAPGGPLNMTMSQERTSLISDDDPWKKIQLLYNHRSLHPRDEKGMHETLEDYQVLEAVGPPDLPRGHFLTKAMNESVHVKEDFTHCISEMETGKSQKSHILGVSDITSSDVQIRELKGRVQHLTEGEKYPKLFSDNKKITDEQHKDQSNTCGQNFHKNVFQLDHKHAAALDLVCGTEHIHTGPGAVETECVPTGHYEGQNQCLGFFSLKREDKPRSEPVRRVSDLKISTDTEFLSIMTASQVVLLSQRKYKGQNSRNKGPISVEIEPKASHGEIRITEDNLIQPNNDFAGDESGQNQAHSLELFSPVCPETKSGDTHVKPDKGLEENIGSQELFSFEDKVPPSDVCIESYCSGILCSQLNTFHKSSTKRSWTSEDKLGHSKALSKAFQPSKKIKLVSDARDPTAAVGQRHVSSFKGIKKTSLIKNCDSKGRKYNCLVMVLSPCHVKEINIKSGPNSGSQVPLATIVVTDQSEIKKKVVLWRTAAFWALTVFLGDIILLTDVTVHEDHWVGETVLQSTFTSQLLNLGSYPSVQSEEYSKIVSDAVLQDLLAYVSSKHSYLRDLPQRQPQRVSSIEFVELEELQPDMLVHAVLRVVDITILTEALYSYRGQKQRKVMLTVEQVQGQHYVLVLWGPGAAWYPQLQRKKDYIWEFKYLFVQRNYILESLELHTTSWSSCECLFDDDIRAVKFKAKFQKSMPSFVKMSDLATHLEDKRSGVILIKAQILELVIPVTAAQKITLNDHSSLRSILSSLPDIVYTGCAKCGSELETDGNKIYKQCYSCLPFTMKKLYYRPALMTITDGVHKVCVHVGSELIEKMLLNISPDWLSRVVAPSSEVTYGMVAADLFHALLAGGGAPCAVKLQSLFVLDENSFPLQQEFSLLDVYPDGTKPVPSALL
- the SHLD2 gene encoding shieldin complex subunit 2 isoform X5, producing MSGGSQVHIFWGAPGGPLNMTMSQERTSLISDDDPWKKIQLLYNHRSLHPRDEKGMHETLEDYQVLEAVGPPDLPRGHFLTKAMNESVHVKEDFTHCISEMETGKSQKSHILGVSDITSSDVQIRELKGRVQHLTEGEKYPKLFSDNKKITDEQHKDQSNTCGQNFHKNVFQLDHKHAAALDLVCGTEHIHTGPGAVETECVPTGHYEGQNQCLGFFSLKREDKPRSEPVRRVSDLKISTDTEFLSIMTASQVVLLSQRKYKGQNSRNKGPISVEIEPKASHGEIRITEDNLIQPNNDFAGDESGQNQAHSLELFSPVCPETKSGDTHVKPDKGLEENIGSQELFSFEDKVPPSDVCIESYCSGILCSQLNTFHKSSTKRSWTSEDKLGHSKALSKAFQPSKKIKLVSDARDPTAAVGQRHVSSFKGIKKTSLIKNCDSKGRKYNCLVMVLSPCHVKEINIKSGPNSGSQVPLATIVVTDQSEIKKKVVLWRTAAFWALTVFLGDIILLTDVTVHEDHWVGETVLQSTFTSQLLNLGSYPSVQSEEYSKIVSDAVLQDLLAYVSSKHSYLRDLPQRQPQRVSSIEFVELEELQPDMLVHAVLRVVDITILTEALYSYRGQKQRKVMLTVEQVQGQHYVLVLWGPGAAWYPQLQRKKDYIWEFKYLFVQRNYILESLELHTTSWSSCECLFDDDIRAVKFKAKFQKSMPSFVKMSDLATHLEDKRSGVILIKAQILELVIPVTAAQKITLNDHSSLRSILSSLPDIVYTGCAKCGSELETDGNKIYKQCYSCLPFTMKKLYYRPALMTITDGVHKVCVHVGSELIEKMLLNISPDWLSRVVAPSSEVTYGMVAADLFHALLAGGGAPCAVKLQSLFVLDENSFPLQQEFSLLDVYPDGTKPVPSALL
- the SHLD2 gene encoding shieldin complex subunit 2 isoform X3, giving the protein MMKGERLREGGDKTMSGGSQVHIFWGAPGGPLNMTMSQERTSLISDDDPWKKIQLLYNHRSLHPRDEKGMHETLEDYQVLEAVGPPDLPRGHFLTKAMNESVHVKEDFTHCISEMETGKSQKSHILGVSDITSSDVQIRELKGRVQHLTEGEKYPKLFSDNKKITDEQHKDQSNTCGQNFHKNVFQLDHKHAAALDLVCGTEHIHTGPGAVETECVPTGHYEGQNQCLGFFSLKREDKPRSEPVRRVSDLKISTDTEFLSIMTASQVVLLSQRKYKGQNSRNKGPISVEIEPKASHGEIRITEDNLIQPNNDFAGDESGQNQAHSLELFSPVCPETKSGDTHVKPDKGLEENIGSQELFSFEDKVPPSDVCIESYCSGILCSQLNTFHKSSTKRSWTSEDKLGHSKALSKAFQPSKKIKLVSDARDPTAAVGQRHVSSFKGIKKTSLIKNCDSKGRKYNCLVMVLSPCHVKEINIKSGPNSGSQVPLATIVVTDQSEIKKKVVLWRTAAFWALTVFLGDIILLTDVTVHEDHWVGETVLQSTFTSQLLNLGSYPSVQSEEYSKIVSDAVLQDLLAYVSSKHSYLRDLPQRQPQRVSSIEFVELEELQPDMLVHAVLRVVDITILTEALYSYRGQKQRKVMLTVEQVQGQHYVLVLWGPGAAWYPQLQRKKDYIWEFKYLFVQRNYILESLELHTTSWSSCECLFDDDIRAVKFKAKFQKSMPSFVKMSDLATHLEDKRSGVILIKAQILELVIPVTAAQKITLNDHSSLRSILSSLPDIVYTGCAKCGSELETDGNKIYKQCYSCLPFTMKKLYYRPALMTITDGVHKVCVHVGSELIEKMLLNISPDWLSRVVAPSSEVTYGMVAADLFHALLAGGGAPCAVKLQSLFVLDENSFPLQQEFSLLDVYPDGTKPVPSALL
- the SHLD2 gene encoding shieldin complex subunit 2 isoform X6, encoding MAAGRRPRGRGALGGPGTKGGRKGPARAALLSCSFLPPGLSPPLQRPPPNGEDGLWGPRAQVASEWQGWGREVRAAQGAGPPPLLRPRPASQAAARALQGRSGARRRAGGPSAHARAGLGAGRGTHRLPDLQGGGVSETMSGGSQVHIFWGAPGGPLNMTMSQERTSLISDDDPWKKIQLLYNHRSLHPRDEKGMHETLEDYQVLEAVGPPDLPRGHFLTKAMNESVHVKEDFTHCISEMETGKSQKSHILGVSDITSSDVQIRELKGRVQHLTEGEKYPKLFSDNKKITDEQHKDQSNTCGQNFHKNVFQLDHKHAAALDLVCGTEHIHTGPGAVETECVPTGHYEGQNQCLGFFSLKREDKPRSEPVRRVSDLKISTDTEFLSIMTASQVVLLSQRKYKGQNSRNKGPISVEIEPKASHGEIRITEDNLIQPNNDFAGDESGQNQAHSLELFSPVCPETKSGDTHVKPDKGLEENIGSQELFSFEDKVPPSDVCIESYCSGILCSQLNTFHKSSTKRSWTSEDKLGHSKALSKAFQPSKKIKLVSDARDPTAAVGQRHVSSFKGIKKTSLIKNCDSKGRKYNCLVMVLSPCHVKEINIKSGPNSGSQVPLATIVVTDQSEIKKKVVLWRTAAFWALTVFLGDIILLTDVTVHEDHWVGETVLQSTFTSQLLNLGSYPSVQSEEYSKIVSDAVLQDLLAYVSSKHSYLRDLPQRQPQRVSSIEFVELEELQPDMLVHAVLRVVDITILTEALYSYRGQKQRKVMLTVEQVQGQHYVLVLWGPGAAWYPQLQRKKDYIWEFKYLFVQRNYILESLELHTTSWSSCECLFDDDIRAVKFKAKFQKSMPSFVKMSDLATHLEDKRSG